From one Haloferax marinisediminis genomic stretch:
- a CDS encoding mechanosensitive ion channel family protein — protein MNLFALPLQLQGDGGAIGRILAQQNIPYAGTLGAILGFIVGFAVVYIVGKAVLSSILSRVLDRRDAGEHAKKPLMKIVSLIVAFVALGAGFALAGLGNILQSLATIGAAATLAIGFALQDVIANFVAGIFIFTDKPFRINDWIEWDGNSGVVEDISFRVTRVRTFDNELLTVPNSQLTDGVIKNPVAKDKLRLQVPFGIGYDDDIELATDIILDEAEKHDGIMKDPAPSVRLTELGDSSVTLKSRIWIADPSRADFVKTRGEYVTSVKERFDEEGIDIPYPNRTLSGELSVAGTDRVVQSND, from the coding sequence GCGATTGGTCGAATCCTCGCACAGCAGAACATCCCGTACGCGGGTACGCTCGGTGCGATTCTTGGATTCATCGTCGGCTTCGCCGTCGTCTACATCGTCGGGAAAGCCGTGTTGTCGTCCATCCTCAGCCGCGTCCTCGACCGACGCGATGCGGGCGAACACGCCAAGAAACCGCTGATGAAGATTGTGTCGCTCATCGTGGCGTTCGTCGCACTCGGCGCTGGGTTCGCGCTCGCCGGACTCGGAAACATCCTGCAGTCGCTCGCCACCATCGGTGCGGCGGCCACACTCGCGATTGGGTTCGCACTGCAGGACGTCATCGCCAACTTCGTCGCGGGTATCTTCATCTTCACCGACAAGCCGTTCCGCATCAACGACTGGATCGAGTGGGACGGGAACTCCGGTGTCGTCGAAGACATCTCCTTCCGCGTGACGCGCGTTCGGACGTTCGACAACGAGCTGCTCACCGTTCCGAACTCGCAACTCACTGACGGCGTCATCAAGAACCCCGTCGCGAAGGACAAACTCCGTCTGCAGGTGCCGTTCGGCATCGGCTACGACGACGACATCGAACTCGCCACCGACATCATCCTCGATGAAGCCGAAAAGCACGACGGCATCATGAAGGACCCCGCTCCGTCGGTTCGCCTGACGGAACTGGGTGATTCGTCGGTCACGCTCAAGTCGCGAATCTGGATTGCGGACCCCAGTCGCGCCGACTTCGTCAAGACGCGCGGCGAGTACGTGACGTCGGTGAAAGAGCGGTTCGACGAGGAAGGTATCGACATCCCGTACCCGAACCGGACGCTCAGTGGCGAACTATCCGTCGCAGGGACCGACCGCGTCGTTCAGTCGAACGACTGA